The Fimbriimonas ginsengisoli Gsoil 348 genome window below encodes:
- a CDS encoding ABC transporter ATP-binding protein yields the protein MAELIIEVRNLVRTYGKRRALDNIDLTLEQGTVLGLVGQNGAGKTTLIKHLLGLLRAEQGTVRVFGKDPVSDPPGVLSRIGYLSEEGDLPLWMRVDDLMRYSAAFYPTWDAAYAEKLRREFDLSLDAKLGQISKGQRARAGLLVALAFRPDLLLLDEPSSGLDPVVRRDILSAIIRTIADEGRTVLFSSHLLSEVEQVSDRVAMVREGRLILNDDLARIKETHQRIDVRLREPRQEPPTIPGAVGWNGAGRNWSALWHGDPQELDPAVALAGGEVAGRGGASLDDIFVAHAGKAA from the coding sequence GTGGCTGAATTGATTATCGAGGTCCGAAACCTCGTTCGAACCTATGGCAAGCGAAGGGCTTTGGACAACATCGACCTGACCTTGGAGCAAGGGACCGTCCTTGGCCTCGTCGGCCAGAACGGCGCCGGCAAGACGACGCTGATCAAACACCTGCTCGGTCTCTTACGGGCCGAGCAGGGAACGGTCCGCGTTTTCGGCAAGGATCCGGTCAGCGATCCGCCCGGCGTCCTTTCCCGCATCGGCTACCTCTCAGAAGAAGGCGACTTGCCGCTCTGGATGCGGGTGGACGATCTGATGCGTTATTCCGCCGCGTTCTACCCAACGTGGGACGCCGCGTATGCCGAGAAGCTACGCCGGGAATTCGATCTCTCGCTCGACGCGAAGCTTGGCCAGATTTCGAAAGGGCAGCGAGCTCGCGCCGGTCTCTTGGTCGCGCTAGCCTTTCGACCCGATCTCCTGTTGCTCGACGAGCCTTCGTCCGGTCTTGATCCGGTGGTTCGTCGCGACATTCTATCGGCCATCATCCGTACCATCGCGGATGAAGGGCGCACCGTCCTCTTCTCCTCCCACCTCCTCAGCGAGGTCGAACAGGTCTCCGACCGCGTGGCGATGGTTCGCGAAGGGAGGCTGATCCTGAACGACGACCTCGCCCGGATCAAAGAGACGCACCAGCGGATCGACGTCCGCCTCCGCGAGCCGAGACAGGAGCCGCCGACGATCCCCGGGGCGGTCGGCTGGAACGGCGCGGGCCGGAACTGGTCGGCGCTTTGGCACGGCGATCCCCAGGAGCTCGATCCTGCCGTCGCTCTCGCCGGCGGCGAAGTCGCCGGGCGAGGAGGCGCGAGCCTTGACGACATCTTTGTGGCGCATGCCGGGAAGGCCGCGTAA
- a CDS encoding sulfurtransferase has product MSDIGSRGYVVADALVSTSWVAQHLDDPDVRIVESNEDPLLYASGHIPGAVEVDWTRDLNDPLCRDYLQRDRFEALASRIGITRDTTIVFYGDKSNWWATYALWVFHLFGHTNCRIMDGGRLKWQKEGRPLTKEVPSYPATEYRSPERDDKEFRAFRDQVLQHLHSQGKMIDVRSPEEYNGTRLHMEAYPNEGALRGGHIPGAKNVPWAKAVDPETGEFLPADKLRSLYEEMSGLNPQDDVIVYCRIGERSSHTWFALHYLLGYPSVRNYDGSWTEWGNLVGAPIER; this is encoded by the coding sequence ATGAGCGATATTGGAAGCCGTGGATATGTCGTGGCGGATGCGTTGGTCAGCACGAGTTGGGTTGCGCAGCATTTGGACGATCCGGATGTTCGGATCGTGGAGAGCAACGAAGACCCACTGCTTTACGCGAGCGGACATATTCCGGGGGCGGTCGAGGTCGACTGGACCCGAGATCTGAACGATCCCCTGTGCCGCGATTATCTTCAGCGGGACCGGTTCGAAGCGCTCGCTTCGCGGATTGGGATCACCAGAGACACGACGATCGTTTTCTACGGCGACAAAAGCAACTGGTGGGCGACCTACGCGCTCTGGGTCTTTCACCTTTTCGGTCACACCAACTGCCGGATCATGGACGGTGGGCGGCTAAAGTGGCAGAAGGAAGGGCGGCCACTCACGAAGGAGGTCCCGAGCTATCCAGCGACCGAATACCGGTCGCCGGAGCGTGACGATAAGGAATTTCGCGCCTTCCGCGACCAGGTGCTGCAGCACCTGCATAGCCAGGGGAAGATGATCGATGTTCGCTCGCCGGAAGAGTACAACGGAACTCGCCTTCACATGGAGGCTTATCCGAACGAGGGAGCCCTCCGCGGTGGGCACATCCCGGGCGCAAAGAATGTGCCGTGGGCAAAGGCGGTCGATCCGGAGACGGGCGAGTTTCTGCCGGCCGACAAGCTTCGCAGCTTGTACGAAGAGATGTCTGGTTTAAATCCGCAAGACGACGTCATCGTCTACTGCCGCATAGGCGAGCGGTCGAGCCACACCTGGTTCGCGCTGCATTACTTGCTGGGGTATCCGAGCGTTCGGAACTACGACGGCTCTTGGACCGAGTGGGGCAATCTCGTCGGCGCGCCGATCGAACGCTAA
- a CDS encoding response regulator, which yields MQSHGEVESTAEVKRVLIVEDYPDDVLLIERVFSRLPVEIETMHLDDGREAVKLSEAWNPLDEFFDLVLLDSRLPGASGLEMLKALRMSDPMGKVPIVLLIGASGDDFSEVALGYGADACIVKPLAPEAFMDKVRKIAETWLNLN from the coding sequence ATGCAGTCACACGGAGAAGTGGAGTCAACCGCGGAAGTCAAGAGGGTTTTGATCGTCGAGGATTATCCCGACGACGTATTGCTGATCGAGCGGGTGTTCAGCCGCTTGCCGGTCGAGATCGAAACGATGCACTTAGACGACGGCCGCGAGGCGGTGAAGCTAAGCGAGGCATGGAATCCTCTCGATGAGTTCTTCGACCTGGTGCTGCTCGACTCCCGTTTGCCCGGGGCGTCCGGCTTAGAGATGCTGAAGGCGCTCCGAATGTCCGACCCGATGGGCAAGGTTCCGATAGTCCTTCTGATCGGGGCTTCGGGAGACGACTTCTCCGAGGTGGCGCTTGGATACGGGGCCGATGCTTGCATCGTAAAGCCTCTCGCGCCGGAGGCGTTCATGGATAAGGTCCGCAAAATCGCGGAGACCTGGCTGAACTTGAACTAA
- a CDS encoding response regulator encodes MTRKTILLVEDNEDDVFALRRSLKKAQVANPVQVAEDGQKALDYLAGVGPYADREQYPLPRLVLLDLKLPYRNGMEVLAWIRQQRSLDALPVVILSGSDEARDHKNAAALGIHDYLVKPPSPDRILQVIESLGIYQSVGAG; translated from the coding sequence ATGACGCGAAAAACGATCTTACTGGTTGAAGATAACGAGGACGACGTCTTCGCGCTTCGCAGGTCTTTGAAGAAGGCGCAGGTCGCGAACCCAGTTCAGGTGGCCGAGGACGGTCAGAAGGCGCTCGACTATCTGGCCGGCGTCGGACCGTACGCCGACCGGGAGCAATATCCGCTCCCCCGGCTCGTATTGCTGGACCTGAAGCTGCCTTACCGAAACGGGATGGAAGTCTTGGCCTGGATCCGGCAGCAACGGAGCTTGGACGCGCTGCCGGTCGTTATCTTATCCGGCTCGGATGAAGCCCGGGACCACAAGAACGCGGCCGCTCTCGGTATCCACGATTACCTGGTGAAGCCGCCGTCGCCGGATCGGATTCTCCAGGTAATCGAGTCGTTGGGAATTTACCAAAGCGTCGGCGCGGGATAG
- a CDS encoding PAS domain S-box protein, whose product MFGACEHFVQFYEDDAVLGRSVGSFIGSALGAGSAGIVIATAEHRAVIEHELSSYGIDVSLVKGRNQYVPLDAEETLSKFIRDGWPDAEMFQAVLGPLMDKACAGGRQLHAFGEMVAILLAQGNGKAALRLEELWNDLGKRYEFSLFCGYPINGFYESSSIDLFEHICKEHSRVIPAESYGSANRTADEQVRAIAVMQQKAAALENEIAERRRAEEGLHELSRTRQILQEVASALVSEQELVKVVQLVTDAGCEVSGAAFGAFFYIVRDGQGESYKLYTLSGAPPEEFSDFPMPRNTAIFAPTFSGKAIVRLGDVTQDPRFGQNAPYYGTPPGHLPVKSYLAAPVISKSGEVFGALLFGDPRPNVFTQVSEEMVVALAAQAATAIDNANLQTSLQRELAAVKRAEVQSRHLASIVESSDDAIISKTLDGIITSWNAGAERMFGYTEEEVVGQPITILFPEGHIDEEATIIGQIRRGLRVDHYETKRRDKAGNLVDISLSVSPIKNDAGEVIGASKIARDITQRKRDEEALKRAAIELAKSRDELEEHVQERTASLREAVAQMEEFSYTVSHDLRAPLRAMNVHCRALMEDYRDLLEREPDALHSVDRIAENCTRLDKMIQDILTYGRVARDELTIEVIPLDKLVHDTIYHYPALQPPNAEVIVEPLGEVIGHEPSLVQIISNLLNNAIKFVAPGNKPVVRVRTERHGDKIRLWIEDNGIGIDPQYHHRLFTMFERIHAKLPYEGTGIGLAIVRKAAERMGGAVGLESDGHSGSRFWVDLQAAGGAR is encoded by the coding sequence ATGTTCGGGGCTTGCGAGCACTTCGTTCAGTTTTACGAAGACGACGCCGTTCTCGGCCGCTCCGTTGGCTCTTTCATCGGCTCGGCGCTCGGCGCCGGCAGCGCAGGAATCGTTATTGCCACCGCCGAACACCGGGCGGTCATCGAACACGAACTTTCCTCCTACGGAATCGATGTTTCCCTCGTGAAGGGCCGGAATCAGTACGTCCCCCTCGACGCGGAGGAAACGCTTTCGAAGTTCATCCGCGATGGTTGGCCAGACGCCGAGATGTTCCAGGCAGTGCTTGGACCTCTCATGGACAAAGCCTGCGCCGGTGGGCGACAGCTCCATGCCTTCGGCGAAATGGTGGCGATCTTGCTCGCCCAGGGAAACGGCAAGGCCGCTCTTCGGCTGGAAGAACTGTGGAACGATCTCGGCAAGCGATACGAATTCTCGCTTTTTTGCGGCTATCCGATTAATGGATTTTACGAGTCGTCGTCCATCGACTTGTTCGAACATATCTGCAAAGAACACTCGCGCGTTATTCCGGCGGAGAGCTATGGATCGGCCAACCGTACCGCAGACGAGCAGGTCAGGGCGATCGCCGTAATGCAGCAAAAGGCGGCGGCGCTCGAGAACGAGATCGCCGAGCGGCGGCGAGCGGAAGAAGGGCTCCACGAACTCTCCCGCACCCGGCAAATATTACAAGAGGTCGCTAGCGCGCTCGTCTCGGAGCAGGAGCTGGTAAAGGTCGTTCAGCTTGTCACCGATGCCGGATGTGAGGTTTCGGGGGCGGCCTTCGGCGCATTCTTTTACATTGTTCGAGATGGCCAGGGCGAGTCTTATAAGCTGTACACCTTGTCAGGTGCGCCACCAGAGGAATTTTCCGACTTCCCGATGCCGCGGAACACCGCGATCTTTGCTCCCACGTTTAGCGGCAAAGCGATTGTCCGCCTTGGGGACGTTACGCAAGACCCGCGGTTCGGCCAGAACGCGCCGTACTACGGAACGCCGCCCGGGCACCTTCCGGTGAAGAGCTACCTTGCCGCGCCTGTGATCTCAAAGTCGGGTGAGGTGTTCGGCGCTCTGCTCTTTGGCGACCCCCGGCCGAACGTATTTACCCAGGTCTCCGAAGAGATGGTCGTCGCCCTTGCCGCTCAAGCCGCGACCGCCATCGATAACGCCAACCTCCAAACGTCGCTGCAGCGGGAATTGGCGGCGGTCAAGCGGGCCGAAGTTCAGAGTCGGCACCTCGCCTCGATTGTGGAATCTTCGGACGACGCAATTATCAGCAAAACCCTCGACGGCATTATCACCTCATGGAACGCGGGCGCCGAGCGGATGTTCGGCTATACGGAGGAGGAGGTGGTTGGCCAACCGATTACGATCCTCTTTCCGGAAGGGCATATCGACGAGGAGGCCACCATCATCGGCCAGATTCGCAGGGGACTGCGTGTCGACCATTACGAAACGAAACGACGTGACAAGGCCGGCAACCTCGTCGATATCTCACTGTCGGTGTCGCCGATCAAGAACGACGCCGGAGAGGTCATCGGCGCTTCGAAGATCGCGCGCGATATCACTCAGCGAAAGCGTGACGAAGAGGCCCTGAAGAGGGCCGCAATCGAGCTGGCGAAGTCTCGCGACGAGCTTGAAGAGCACGTACAGGAGCGAACCGCCTCGCTCCGGGAAGCGGTCGCCCAAATGGAAGAGTTTTCGTATACGGTTTCGCACGACCTCCGCGCTCCGTTGAGAGCGATGAACGTCCATTGTCGCGCCTTAATGGAGGATTATCGCGACCTGTTGGAGCGTGAGCCGGACGCGCTCCACAGCGTGGACCGGATCGCCGAGAATTGCACCAGGCTCGACAAGATGATCCAGGACATCTTGACCTACGGCCGGGTCGCCCGAGACGAGCTGACGATCGAAGTGATACCGCTCGACAAGCTCGTGCACGACACGATCTATCATTATCCGGCCCTACAGCCTCCGAATGCCGAGGTCATCGTCGAGCCGCTGGGAGAAGTCATCGGGCACGAGCCGTCGCTGGTTCAGATCATTTCGAACCTGCTGAATAACGCCATCAAATTCGTCGCCCCCGGGAATAAACCGGTGGTTCGAGTAAGGACGGAGCGACACGGCGACAAAATACGTCTATGGATCGAAGATAACGGCATCGGCATCGATCCTCAATATCACCACCGCTTGTTCACGATGTTCGAAAGGATTCACGCCAAACTCCCTTACGAAGGGACCGGCATCGGCCTGGCGATCGTCCGGAAAGCGGCCGAGCGGATGGGGGGCGCGGTCGGGTTGGAGTCGGACGGACATTCGGGGAGCCGGTTTTGGGTCGACCTTCAAGCGGCAGGGGGAGCTCGATGA
- a CDS encoding response regulator, translating into MNGLRRSLLLVEDSPDDVFLSVRGIAASGVPCDVNLLEPGGEALSLLLEREGPTPDLIVLDFHLPGQNGLEILRALRKQEKTKLIPIVILSDLQSEKDVKECLSGGANSCVQKASDPAVYADNIGLIVRYWLTVHRTPDSPVAAQP; encoded by the coding sequence ATGAATGGTTTACGGCGATCTCTCCTCTTAGTTGAAGACAGCCCGGATGACGTATTTCTGTCCGTGAGGGGGATCGCTGCCTCGGGCGTGCCCTGCGACGTGAACTTGCTCGAGCCCGGAGGGGAGGCCCTTAGCCTGCTGCTAGAGCGTGAGGGGCCAACCCCCGATCTCATCGTGCTCGACTTTCACTTGCCTGGGCAGAACGGCCTCGAAATCCTCCGCGCCCTTCGAAAGCAGGAGAAGACGAAACTGATTCCGATCGTCATTCTCAGCGACCTGCAATCGGAAAAGGACGTGAAAGAGTGCCTATCCGGTGGAGCGAATAGTTGCGTTCAGAAGGCGTCCGACCCCGCCGTTTACGCTGACAACATTGGGTTGATCGTTCGATACTGGCTGACCGTGCATCGGACTCCAGATTCCCCCGTCGCAGCCCAGCCGTAA